A single window of Brevinematales bacterium DNA harbors:
- a CDS encoding outer membrane lipoprotein-sorting protein translates to MRRMTGIFIILILAAGFSAGYALTGDEVLNKVEDSLTGPQDMESLNILTLANSDGSGKEVREMKMYVSGNDMRVVKFTKPAGVSGIGLLVTGDNQIWIYLPEMKKIKMIQGSFKNDSFQGTDFSYNEIGSYEYKKDYSSAIQAENDKTYTLVLTRKAGSDKTYGKVVMTVDKTTFIPSKVEFYDGSTLKKVMDIIEVQKMGKYDIPVKIKVEDMTKKHYTEMIMKDVKFDQGLKGKGIFTQQYLKKKE, encoded by the coding sequence ATGAGAAGAATGACGGGGATTTTTATAATCCTGATTTTAGCCGCCGGGTTCTCCGCGGGCTACGCCCTGACCGGGGACGAGGTGCTCAATAAGGTGGAAGATTCGCTGACCGGGCCGCAGGACATGGAATCGCTCAATATACTGACGCTCGCGAACAGCGACGGGAGCGGCAAGGAAGTCCGCGAAATGAAGATGTATGTCTCCGGGAATGATATGCGCGTAGTGAAATTCACCAAGCCCGCCGGCGTCAGCGGGATTGGGCTACTTGTGACCGGGGATAACCAGATATGGATCTATCTCCCCGAAATGAAAAAGATCAAGATGATACAGGGGTCGTTCAAGAACGACAGTTTCCAGGGCACGGATTTTTCCTATAATGAAATCGGGAGCTATGAGTACAAAAAGGATTACTCCTCCGCGATACAAGCGGAGAACGATAAAACCTATACCCTCGTGCTGACCCGTAAAGCGGGCTCGGATAAGACCTACGGGAAAGTCGTGATGACCGTCGATAAAACGACGTTTATCCCGTCGAAGGTGGAGTTCTATGACGGCAGCACGCTGAAAAAGGTGATGGATATTATCGAAGTACAGAAGATGGGGAAATACGACATCCCCGTGAAGATCAAGGTCGAAGATATGACGAAAAAGCATTACACCGAAATGATTATGAAGGACGTCAAGTTCGATCAGGGATTGAAAGGCAAGGGGATATTCACCCAGCAGTATCTGAAGAAGAAAGAATAA